ATCCTGCTCTTACGGCAAACTGGTTGTTATACCAGTATTCCGCACCCAGGGAATACATCAGCTCATGCAGTTCTTCTTTAAAACCGCCGGGGGCATCGCCAAAAGAGGAGAACATTCCTTCCAGTACTCCTTTGTTAGGATAGGTACTGTCTGTTTTTGGACTGGGCACCATGAGTTTGTTGATATCCAATGCCAGGCTGATCTTGTTGTATTCATCCAATCCCCAGGTATAAGAAGTACCGAGGCCCAGGTTAGTGGGGAGGAAATCTTTCTGTGCAGATTGTGTGTAGGAGATCTTGGTACCGATATTAGTGAGGGCAAAACCAAAATTGAAAGTATTCTTAAGACCATCGTCTTTCTCAAAATCCTTAGTGTAGAATCCTGAAAGGTCAGCAGCTACTGCACGTCCCGGACGGATGGGCTGGTTTTCAGGCGTAAGGCCGGAAGCCAGGCTGGAATGGATATAGCGGAGTGCTACAGCCAAAGAGAAATGATTGCTTAAACGGCGGGCATACCCTGCGTCTATTGCAAATTCCCTTGGACGGAAATTTCCCTGGTTGGTACCGGCCAGGTCTCTGAATTCAATATCACCAAGAGAGAAATAACGTAAGGAACCTCCAATGGAAGAGAATTCGTCTACCTGGGTGTAACCACTCAGATGGGCGAGGAAAACATCACTAACCAGCTCTTTCAGCCAGGGGGTATATGTAACGGCCACAGCGGCCTTTTTAGGAGCGAAGGGAAGTTTGGAAAGATTCCAGTATACTGAATTGGCGTCTGGTGAGAGGGCAATCCCCACATCACCCATTGCACCACTTCTTGCATCGGGGGAAATGCGTAAAAAAGGAACGGCCGTATTGATGGCATTTACTCTCCCATCCCTGTCGTCAGTATTGATCTGAGCGGAGGCGCTCTGAACAAGGAATAGGGAAGAAATGCAAACCACAGCAGTTGTTATCCTAGAAAACATGCAATACTTAGTTTAGTTAGCTAAATGTAAAAATAATGTCTAATTTATAATATTCAAGTAAAGGGAGCGCAACGCATTATATCTACACATCAAATATACTGTTTTAATAATGTGTAAATTATAACAATATTAGCTTTCCACCAAACACTTTTTCATTACCCGATCTGTTCTTCACTGCGATTTGATAAAAGTAGATGCCAGGGGTTACTTTTACTCCAGAATCCGTGGTTCCGTTCCATGGAACGCCATCATAACGGGCAGTTTGTCCATTTATTGTGCTCCTGATTGTGCGTACGATTTGGCCAGTGGCAGCAAATATACGGATAACCACATCAAGATCAGCCTCTTGTTGATTATGGGAAAACACAAACCGGGTCTGCTGGCGGAAAGGATTGGGGTAATTACTTACATTTTCCACTGCCAACGTGGCTTTGGGCACAACCGTAAAATGGATGTTAATGGTAGAAGAATTATTATATGTATCCCAGGCACGGATGGTGAGGGTATGTTTTCCGGGAGATAGTCCTGCCAGCGGAAAACGCACTTTCCCTTCCCTGAAATCTCCCGGGATGGCTTCATAAAAGTCGTTCATCACGTAATAACGGGTGCTGTCGTCTAAAATGGCAATGATATCATGGCCGATGCCATTCCCTGTGGCATTGATACCGTTTTCATCCTGTAAATGCAGGAGTAGCAGAGGATTTTCGCTGGTGATACCTCCATCTCTGAAAGCTTCACTGTCCATCCAGGCTTTGATCACAGGGCCTTTATTATCTGGGGGTATTTCCGTGGCGGTACCGTTTACGGCTATACCACTGTAAAATCCGCTACCATCTTCGGTTTCGTTGGAGGTGTAATAGCTGATCTTTCCATCCCCGCCGGTTTGTGCAATATCTTTAGGTACAACGAAAGTGAAGCTGAACCTGCCATTGCTGACTTGCTGGGTGCCTTTATAGAGGATCCGGTCCCGCTGCTCATATACTACAGCACGACTGGTAGGGTCGTTGCCCCTGGTACTTCTACCGGCGGGTTTATCAAAAACGGTGATCACAATGCTGCCGTTATATCCTGTTCTGATAAGGCCTGCGGCATCTCTTACACTTCCTTTTATAGTATATCTCCCCAGTGCTTTGAGGGTATCTGTACTGCTAACGGGTTGTGCATTAATGGAATCCGTGTATACTTTCCATTTAGGGAAAGCGAGGCTGAGTGCAGGATCGCCCAGCAGCTGGAACTTCCTGTTATTAATGATATCGCCGAAGTTGGCGTAGGTTTCATTTTTGGCCAGCATAGCGCCTTCTCCCAGTGTGGGCATTTTATTACCAGCACCGGGTTGAAATGCCAGGCGGAAATAATTGGAGTTCATCACCAGGTTGGAGAATGCAAACACTGCGCGGGTGGTGGTCATCAGGGCAATGGCACCTCCTTCTTTCCTGTTCAATAATTGCTCTCCCAATGAATTGAAATTGGGATTGTCGAAGGAGGCGAAATCGCAGGTGGCAGTGACCATCAGGGGCAGGCGGTTGGCATTGTTCCAGTTGTTGGGAGAAGATTCTTCGAGAATGGCTTCTTCCGCGAGGCGGGAAAAACTTCCGTGACCGGTGTAATTCCAAACGAGGGTGCCGTTGAACATTTTATTATTGACGGCTTCATTTGCAGCAGGGTAGCGGCTTCCGCCAGCATCAGCAACTTGCGGAAAGGCATCCAGGTAGATCTTGCTGATGTTGTATTGCGGTTGTTCCTGCGCAATGATATTGCTTACTTTTTCTGCGTCTTCCAGGTGGAGGTTATCATCTTCATCATCTGCCACAAAGGTCATTTCATTACGCCATGCGCCGAAACCTTTGGGAGAATGATACCCTAAGATCTTATCCACTACATTGGCTGCTTCGGTGATATTCTTAACCGGCAATCGGCCGATCGCTACGTCCAGCAAGGGGTTTCCGGCAATATCGTCTGTATTGTCAAGGAAACCGAAGTAATCGTCTGACATGTAGGAATTGATGCCGTGAAAGGAGGCCAGGCTTTGCCAGGTGGGTACGATATTGGTATTATTAGCCATACGGTTCTTGTAATCAAAAGAGGCACGGCCAAAAAGCAACAGGTACTTTATACCATGACGGTCATACTGCATCTTCACGAAATCCCTGATGGCAGTGGGATCTGCGATACCGGAACTGAATTCGTTATAGATCTCTTCCACATTCACCACCCTGGCCTGGTGATAAGCAGCTAAACGTACAGCTTCCGAACGCAAACTGCCGGCGGTAATGATCAGCATTTCTGTGGGGCCGCCGCCGTGGAGGTTTTGATTGGGTACCGGACCAACATAAACTGGTTTGGCGGTGGTGGAAAATGCGATGTATTCTTTCAGTGTTGCAGCATCTCTTGTGAAACGTAAAGTGCTGCCATTCAAAGTAGTTGCGATGGAGATGGGTTTGATGGGATCTGTGATATCCCATACCTGTGTTTGTGCGTTGGCCTGGCTGATCAGGAACTCTCCTATCCTTCCCAGGCTGCGGGAATCGCGGAAATGGAGCAGGCCTTCAGTTGGTAAGCTGAGTGCAGTTCTTCCAAAGATCTCTATATAATCCAACCAGCCTTTTGCACCGGCATTGCCAACGTATTTGATATTAAAATTAGCGGGGCCGTTGGCATTGAAGGTACCATCGGCAATAGTAGCATAGGTGTCGAAGATATTTCCTGAAACCGGGGTAACAGAAAGACTGCCGAGCTGCGCACTATTCATCGATATTTCAAAGCGGGAACCACTGGTAGTTCTGGCGGCGCCGCGAAAATGTACATTTATATCCGTTAAACCACTGGCGGGCAATGGAATAGTGAAATTCCTTTCCGGTGTAACGTTGTTAAACTCTTCGCCCAGCCAGTTTTTTCCGCTGGAGAGCAGGTTCACCAGGTCTTTTTCATAAAAAGCCCGAAAATCAAAAGAATTAATTTGCATATTTGGGACGGGGCTGGCATTATCTGTTGTCATGCGAAGCCCGCCAGGTGCGATGTTCAGGAAATAACAGGCAGAATCCGCGTACAGATTCTGTACATGCTGGTTATTTTGCCAGGAATGCGGGCCGGGCGCGTAAAATAAAACGTAGTCGCTACCGTTTAATAAACCGTCACCCCCATCTATTACGGCAAGCGCATTCTGGAGGAGATCGTCAGGCCGGGGTTGGGCATTATCTTCCGGAAGCATCCGGCCACCGTTGCCAAATAACCGGATCTGGGAGGAAGCGAGATTAGTGGTGGAAATGCCCATGGTATTGAGCAGCGGGATGTCTATTTTATAAACGCCGGGTTCTTTTACCGCTAATTTATACCAGTTGCCATCTGCCAGAACGGAGCGGGAAGCATAGGTCCTTTGGCTGAAAACCTTGCCCTGCCAGCAAAGCAGGCAAATAAAAGCACAAAGAACGGAGCGGCGGAAGAACATAAAATATGGCAGGGTTTTATATTTATCACAAACCTAATATTATCCCGGGATATTTCACAACCAGCAGATTATGGCGAGGTTCCCCGGATAGCTATTAAACGCATAATGTTATAGATTAATTTTTTTTGCCATAAAATAAAAAAGATTACATTTGCGTTTACTATATTTGAATACCTAAATTGAATTAATAAAAGCTGTTTTTGCATGCGCAGATTAACCTCCTTATCCTTGATCCTCGGCACCGGCGTATTAATGTCGATGTCGGCCTGTAAGAATGGTGGTCTTTTTGGTAAGAAAAAAGAATCATCTTCCGCCACCGGCTGGGCTTATAACGACCCAAAAATGGGTGGTTTTTCCGTTGCTAAAGCAAAGGACCAGTTCACTGGCCCTGGTTTAGTGTTTGTTCAGGGCGGTACATTCGCCATGGGCGCTACTGAGCAGGACGTAATGGGTGACTGGAACAACATTCCCCGCCGTATCACGGTTTCTTCCTTCTATATTGATGAGAATGAAGTTTCCAACATCAACTATCGTGAGTACCTGTATTGGTTAAACCGCATGTACTACGAATCCTTCCCTGACGTTTACCGCAATGCTTTACCGGATACCCTGGTATGGCGTAGCGAGTTGGCCTATAATGAGCCGCTGGTGGAGTACTATTTCCGCCACCCTGCTTATAATAACTACCCGGTTGTAGGTGTTAGCTGGAAACAAGCTACTGACTATGCCAAATGGCGCTCCAACCGTGTGAATGAAAAACTGCTGATGGATGCAGGTCTCCTCTCCAAAGCAGATATCATGAACCAGGCAGATGACAATACATTCGACAGTAAGGCTTACATGGCTGGTCTGTATGAAGGTACGCCCGGTAAAATGACCAAATCCGCTAAGAAGCAATTTGCTAATCCGGATGGTTCTCCACGTGGTGCTCAATTCGAAGATGGTATCATGTTGCCTAACTACCGGCTCCCAACAGAAGCTGAGTGGGAATATGCAGCGCTTGGCTATATTGGTCAGAACCCGAATCCCTCCAAGAAAGAAGGAAAACGTGGGGAAGAGCTGATCATGAACAAACAGATCTATTCCTGGGGTACTAATAACAGTGGTTTGAGGGATATCCGCCGCGGTAACTGGCAAGGTCAGTTCCTGGCGAACTTCAAACGCGGTTCCGGTGATAACATGGGTATGGCTGGCGGGCTGAACGATAAAGCCTCGATTCCTGCTCCTGTTCTTTCTTACTTCCCTAATACTTTTGGTATCTACAATATGTCCGGTAACGTGAGTGAGTGGGTGAATGACGTTTACAGACCATTGACTACCATTGATGGTGATGACTTCAACTACTTCCGGGGTAACAAATTCCAGACTGTTTATCAAAATGCTGAGAAGGAGTTTGAGAAGGATAGCCTGGGTATGCTGAAGATGCGGGATGTTACTGATGAGGAAAGTGCAAGCCGGTTGAACTATCAGAAAGGGGATGTGATCAACTACCTGGATGGTGACTCTCTTTCTCTTGTTGAATATGGTTATGGTATTACTTCGCTGGTGAATGATAAATCCCGGGTGGTCAAGGGGGGTAGCTGGAATGACAGGGCTTATTGGTTGTCTCCTGGTTCGCGTAGGTTTATGCAGGAGGATATGGCGACTAATACTGTTGGTTTCCGTTGTGCGATGGACCGTGTGGGGTCTCCTGAGGGTAATAAGTTCAAGACTGGTAATACTTTCAAGAAGCAACGTCAGAAGAGATAATTACATTCTCTCCATACTTACTTATTGGCCGTCTCGTTTTGAGGCGGCCTTTTTTTTATTCCGCCGCTCCCAATAAGCATAAAAAAAATTCGACCGAAAAAACTAGCCCATTGGTTATAAGAGGCAATAGGGAACAGTTTTCGGACGAATTTTTTTTATGCTTATTTCCGCTGGTGTAGGGGTTTGCCGGGCATAATATGGGAAGAGCGCTGCTGTTATCAGAGGCGCTCTTTTTTATTGGAATTTAAACATCAGGTTGCGCGGTTTTTGGACTCCGGGGTAGCCATCCCATCCCGGTATTGTTTGTTGCCGGGGTTGTTGGCTTTTATGCCGATGCTTAAGGGGAATTCACATGTGGTGTGAATAGTATGCACAAGGTACAGGGAATCCTTATCGCTGATCTTAATGATCAGGAATTAGATTTACGCAGAAGGGAATTTATTACTGATGGGGGCTATGGTCTTATTTCCTGACTTATTTCCTGTGTGCAGATATTACCTGCGATGTCATATACGATCACTGTAAAGGGGAGTTCTACAGGTTTATATTCCCAGCGGTTGTTTTTAAAAACTGCAAACCCTGTTGCTTTTGGGGTAATGATCTTTACTTTTTCAATGCGATGTTTAGCTTTTGTTTTTACGATCACTGTTTCTTTTTCTACACTTACTTCTACTTCAGGTTTATTATAAGCATCCTGGAAAGCTGCGTTGAAGGCTGTTTGGGTGGGCTTGGCGATGGATTGATAATAGGCCTTCTTTTCGGGGTCTTTGATGGCTGCTTTCGCGAAATCATTGGCCCTTTTGAAGCGCTCCTGGTTGGCTACCTGGGTGGCGGTTTTGGGAGGATACTTGCAGGGAGGTTTGCACATCACGGTTTTGCCGTTCCGCTGGCGGAAGACGATCTGTTTGCCGAAGGTGCCGGTGGCGCCTTTTGTGATGACGTTATGTTCAGATACTGCCATATCGCTAAGATAAGACAAAGATTGCACATAGCAATACGTATCTTAAGCCTATGTCAAGCGAATCTAAGATATGGGATACTTATAGGAAAGAGCCGGTATATCCTTCCTGGGGATAACAAGGTTTTAACGGAGGGGTGGCTGTTAAAGTCATTAATTAGCAGCGGGTTAACTAAACGGCACGTATATGGAATATGAGATTAGTTCTTCTGCTGATTATGATGAAATAAGGGCTGCTATTGTTAAGCTGATGACTAAAGAGGATCTGACTCCGGAAGAGTTGGAGCAGTTATTTGTCATGGCCATTGCTGCAGAGAGATATGAGGGGGATGTTTTGTGCCTTAAGCAGCTTATTAGGCAGCAGTGATGATTTAGCTATTCCATTTGTTGATCCTGGGCCTTAAATGGCATGAAAAAGGCCGTATCGGGTGATACGGCCTTTTAATATTAAGAAGGGTCAGGATTATCTCTTTTTCCCTTTTTTAGCGGCGGCTTTTTTTGGAGCTGCTTTTGCTTTTGGTGCGGCCTTTTTAGCTGCTGCTTTTTTAGGAGCGGCTTTCTTTGGTGCTGCTTTCGCTTTTGCTTTAGGGGCTGCTTTTTTGGCAACTGCTTTTTTAGGTGCAGCTTTTTTAGCTACTGCCTTTTTTGGAGCGGCTTTTTTTGGAGCTGCTTTGGCTTTTGCTTTAGGGGCTGCTTTTTTGGCAACTGCTTTTTTAGGTGCAGCTTTTTTAGCTACTGCCTTTTTAGGGGCTGCTTTCTTTGGCGCTACTTTAGCTTTTGCTTTTGGTGCGGCTTTTTTAGCTACTGCTTTTTTAGGAGCGGCTTTCTTTGGTGCTGCTTTCGCTTTTGCTTTAGGGGCTGCTTTTTTAGCGGCTGTTTTAGCTTTTGCTTTGGGAGCAGTTTTAGCGGCGGCTTTCTTTGCTGCAGGTTTTGCAGCAGCTTTCTTAGCAGCTGGTTTGGCAGTGGCCTTTTTGGCTGCAGATTTTGCGGCGGCTTTTTGGGCAGCGGGTTTTGCTGCTGGTTTGGCTTTCGCTTTTGCTTTAGGGGCAGCGGCTGGTTTTGCTTCTTCTACTTTAGCAGGAGCAGCTGGTTTGACTTTAGGTTTGGCCACACGTTTAGCTTTGGGCTTTGGTGCCGGAGCTGCTTCTGCAGTTGGTTCTGCGGCTTCCTCTTCTACTTTCGGAACCGGGTGTGGTTTGGGCGTAAAGGCGCGAACGGCTTTTTCTATGGGAGACATCTGGTCTGCAGCTTCGGCAGGGGCGTCAGCTTCTTCTTCAGCGGGTTCTGTTTTGAATTCAGCGCCATCGCCTTCCCAGAGTTCGATTATTTCTGCGGCGTGGTCGCCGTTGTTTGGTTTGTGGATGATGTGTGCGATCACTCCTTCTTCATCGATGAGGAAAGTGGTGCGGTGGGTACCGTCAAAGGTGCGGCCCATGAATTCTTTTTCGCCCCACACGCCATAATCGTTGAGGATGGCGTGGCTTTCGTCCACTAACAATGAGAAAGGCAGATTGTATTCGTCTGCGAATTTCCTGTGGCTTTTTTCGTCATCTTCGCTCACGCCCAGAACTACATAGCCTTTGCTCAGTAGACGGCTGTGGTGATCCCGCAGATTACAGGCCTGGGTAGTGCAGCCTGGGGTCATATCGTGCGGATAGAAGTACAGGATCACTTTCTTTCCTTTAAAATCAGCAAGCGATACGCTTTGACCGTGCTGATCAATGGCTGTGAATGAAGGTGCTATATCCCCTTCTTTAAGATGTGTCATTTTAATTATCGTTTAAAGGTCAATGTGTAAGTCGATTCGTTGTTGGCGATATCCGTTACCGTCAGGGTCAAAGTATGATTTCCGGGCTGGCAATGTTCATCAAAGGTATACGATAAAACATTGCTGCGGCGGGAAAACATTATCCACTTGCCATCTAATTCTGCGCGGTAGGATTTAATGCCGCTGGCATCGTTCATGGAGAACGCAATCCTGCCGGCTTTGGATAGGTTCGCGCCCTGTTTGATACCGCCGAGGACTGCGATCCTTGGTGCGTCCGTGTCTGTGGTCAGATAAAAATCTCCGAGATCGCGGAACGTTCCTTTATACCATCCGTCCTCAAAGGTAGTAGCTGAAACGCTTTCTCCCAAACCTTTACGCACGATTATCATTTTATTTTGCAACGCTGCGGAAACCGGGCGGTTTGGTTTGATCCTTAGTCCAAAGCTATAGTGAACGGGCACCAGTGCCGTGTGCAGGCGGTAAGTGCTGGAATAGGCTGTGGCGTTAGGGATTTCGAGATACCGGAAACAAATTTCATCATATAAAGATCCTTCCTCAAGATAAAATTCTACCTGATTATTTTCAAATATATTCCTTGAATCTGCGTACATCTTATTGGCACAAACGGATTCTGCAGCGCCATTCCCCTCCTGCTGTAAAGTGATCTGCACATTACTGGTATTTCCGTAAGCGTCTGTTACACGGATGGTTAAGGGATGGGGTTGTTTATCGGACAGATTAATGATACCATTACCGGACACATCCTGGTAAATATCGAGATCATTTCCGGGGAGTGCAAACAACAGCTGTACGTAGGGGCCGCCGCCTTTTTTCATCTTATAATCAATATGGGCATTGAGGTAGCGGGTTTCATCGTAGCCAATATTATCGAGTTGGAAACCGCAGTCTACCTGGCCATTCTGAATGATCATGGCTTCGTAGATGCCGTTGGGATTGGCGGAATTGCTTTGCCTGTCCAGCGCACTGAGGCCCAGCCCTACTTTGTCTGTGGCTACTTTCACGAGGGGGCGGGTGGCAACGTATCCTGCTTTTGTGTTCTTTACGGGAACAACTATGGGGGATTGTTCGTAGAGGCTTTTGTTACGATCATATATCACTATCCTTTGGATCTCGGGGGCACGGGTATCCGGAATGCTGAACCCGAAAAGCATGGGGTTGAGGGGTTTTTCGGTTTGAGTATCGCGGATCTCAAAGTGCAGGTGCGGACCGGCAGAGCCTCCTGTGTTTCCGCTCCAGGCTACGAATTCGCCTTTTTTAACGGGGAAAAGGCCCGGTGGCAGCACAATGTCTGATGCCCAGCTTTCCTGTTCATATTGCTTTCTTTTTACGTATTCTTCCACCAGGGGGTAAAATCTGTTAAGATGTGCGTAGACGGTAGTGTAGCCATTGGGGTGAGTGATGTATAATACATTCCCGAAGCCAAGATGGGATACGCCTACTCTGCTTACGTAGCCATCTGCGGCTGCGTGTACGGGGAGGTTTTCCCGTTGTTGTGTTTTGAGGTCTAATCCGGAGTGGAAGTGGTTGGGTCGGAGTTCCCCGAAATTACCGGCCAGTTCTATTGGTACGTTCAGCGGATTCCTGAAATATCCTTTGGGATAATGCTTTTCCGCTAACCCTTGTGCCTGCAGGAGTTGGGGCAGCAAGAGCAAGAATGCGATCGTTCTTTTCATCCTACAAATGTAATAGTTATGTGTCTTCAGCGTTAAAAATACGATGTCAATCAGTGAATTAACATATTTTTAAACCAAAGGTTCCGGGTTTTCCTTAATTTCCGATCTTCAAACAAACTGAAACAACGATGAGTTATCCGATACATGAGATCCAGGGCATTGGGCCTAATTATGCGAGTAAGCTGTTAGGTGTTGGTATTAATACCGTGGAGAAATTATTAGAAGATGGGGCTACCCGTACCGGCAGGTTGAAACTGACGGAGACAACGGGGATTCCTGAATCTTTGATACTTACCTGGGTGAATCATGCTGATCTGATGCGGATCAATGGGATCGGGGATCAGTTTGCTGAGTTGCTGGAGGCAGCTGGAGTTGATACAGTGAAGGAGTTGAGGACAAGGGTGCCGGAGAATTTGCATGCGAAGGTGACGGAGGTGAATGCTTTGAAGAATTTGAGTGGCAGGGTGCCTACTTTGAACGAGTTGACGCAGATGATTGAACAGGCGAAGGATCTTGAGCCGGTTGTGACGCACTAGCAGAGACCTTGCCGCGCAGCAGAGGGCGGAGGTTTTTTCTTTTTGAGGAGGCGGGTGTTTTTATTTTGAGTTTTGAGGAGCGTGAGGTTGGTGGGTGTTTTTGTTTTAGGAGAAGAGTTTTTGCGGAGATCTTGCCGCGCAGCAGAGGGCGGAGGTTTTTTCTTTTTGAGGAGGAGGGTGTTTTTATTTTGGGTTTTGAGGAGCGTGAGGTTGGTGGGTGTTTTTGTTTTAGGAGAAGAGTTTTTGCGGAGACCTTGCCGCGCAGCAGAAGGCGGAGGTTTTTTCTTTTTGAGGAGGAGGGTGTTTTTATTTTAGGATGAGGGTTTTCTTTTTAAGGGAGAGGTGCTTTTTTAAGGATGTTTATGGAGGATGTTTGTTTTTAAAGAGATGGCTGCCGGGGGATTTCCACAAGAAAGAGTTTTTTTGTAATAAGAAAATAAAAAGGCATTTTGCGGTTAGAAGAAGCAGGGTTTTGATCGTGTAAGAAGAATGAATGAATCCCATGCCGCAGGAAAAGCTAGTAATGAAGTCTTTTGTATTAAACGCATTAATTTTAGGATCCTATACCGTAGAATGTTGAGAAAAAAAGGCGCTGCCCAGTTGTGATTTGCTTTCAAATTTCAATCACACAACGGCTACGATCAAAGAACCAAACGCTGAAGTGAGTGACACAACGGCGGCTGAGCATTGAACAAGAGCTGGTTACCAAATTGCATTTATTTCCTTAAAGATAAAATGACCACAGGCTAAATAGGTCACCTGTGGCCATTCTTCAAGTTTTTTTTGACCTACAACTGTTCCTTAATTTCGTCGATCAGTTCGACAAACTTACGATCTGTGCGGATCTCCGGCTTCCAGGCCAGAGCCATCTCGCACAGGTCGTATTCTTTTTTAATGGTAGCCCCGGGTTTGCCTTCCTCATTACCCAGTACCCAAACGGTGTCTGCAACAGCTGTAGCGTTTTCTATATCGTGGCTCACAATGATAAGGGTATTATGCTCACTCAGCGTAGACACTTTCAACAGCAGTCTGATCACACGGTCCACCATCAGGATGTCCAGACCGGAGAAGGGTTCATCCAATAAAATGAACTTGTTGCCGGTGAGTACCTGCTGGATAATACTTACGCGCTGGCGCTGGCCACCACTGAGCTGTGCGGGGTATTTTTTCAGATGCTCCGTGAGTTCAAAGGTATTTGCGTAATCTTCTATGATCCGGCGTTTTTCATCTTCGGTGAGTTTCACTTCTCCATTGTCCAGGCCTATCCTGAGGTTCTGATATATGGTGCGGTGATTGAAAAGAATGTAATTCTGCGGCACGATACCTACCT
This DNA window, taken from Chitinophaga niabensis, encodes the following:
- the porV gene encoding type IX secretion system outer membrane channel protein PorV, coding for MFSRITTAVVCISSLFLVQSASAQINTDDRDGRVNAINTAVPFLRISPDARSGAMGDVGIALSPDANSVYWNLSKLPFAPKKAAVAVTYTPWLKELVSDVFLAHLSGYTQVDEFSSIGGSLRYFSLGDIEFRDLAGTNQGNFRPREFAIDAGYARRLSNHFSLAVALRYIHSSLASGLTPENQPIRPGRAVAADLSGFYTKDFEKDDGLKNTFNFGFALTNIGTKISYTQSAQKDFLPTNLGLGTSYTWGLDEYNKISLALDINKLMVPSPKTDSTYPNKGVLEGMFSSFGDAPGGFKEELHELMYSLGAEYWYNNQFAVRAGYYNEHKTKGNRKYFTAGLGVKYDIFGLNFSYLVPSGTGIQRNPLSNTLRFTLTFDLSRDDRDDAN
- the porU gene encoding type IX secretion system sortase PorU — protein: MFFRRSVLCAFICLLCWQGKVFSQRTYASRSVLADGNWYKLAVKEPGVYKIDIPLLNTMGISTTNLASSQIRLFGNGGRMLPEDNAQPRPDDLLQNALAVIDGGDGLLNGSDYVLFYAPGPHSWQNNQHVQNLYADSACYFLNIAPGGLRMTTDNASPVPNMQINSFDFRAFYEKDLVNLLSSGKNWLGEEFNNVTPERNFTIPLPASGLTDINVHFRGAARTTSGSRFEISMNSAQLGSLSVTPVSGNIFDTYATIADGTFNANGPANFNIKYVGNAGAKGWLDYIEIFGRTALSLPTEGLLHFRDSRSLGRIGEFLISQANAQTQVWDITDPIKPISIATTLNGSTLRFTRDAATLKEYIAFSTTAKPVYVGPVPNQNLHGGGPTEMLIITAGSLRSEAVRLAAYHQARVVNVEEIYNEFSSGIADPTAIRDFVKMQYDRHGIKYLLLFGRASFDYKNRMANNTNIVPTWQSLASFHGINSYMSDDYFGFLDNTDDIAGNPLLDVAIGRLPVKNITEAANVVDKILGYHSPKGFGAWRNEMTFVADDEDDNLHLEDAEKVSNIIAQEQPQYNISKIYLDAFPQVADAGGSRYPAANEAVNNKMFNGTLVWNYTGHGSFSRLAEEAILEESSPNNWNNANRLPLMVTATCDFASFDNPNFNSLGEQLLNRKEGGAIALMTTTRAVFAFSNLVMNSNYFRLAFQPGAGNKMPTLGEGAMLAKNETYANFGDIINNRKFQLLGDPALSLAFPKWKVYTDSINAQPVSSTDTLKALGRYTIKGSVRDAAGLIRTGYNGSIVITVFDKPAGRSTRGNDPTSRAVVYEQRDRILYKGTQQVSNGRFSFTFVVPKDIAQTGGDGKISYYTSNETEDGSGFYSGIAVNGTATEIPPDNKGPVIKAWMDSEAFRDGGITSENPLLLLHLQDENGINATGNGIGHDIIAILDDSTRYYVMNDFYEAIPGDFREGKVRFPLAGLSPGKHTLTIRAWDTYNNSSTINIHFTVVPKATLAVENVSNYPNPFRQQTRFVFSHNQQEADLDVVIRIFAATGQIVRTIRSTINGQTARYDGVPWNGTTDSGVKVTPGIYFYQIAVKNRSGNEKVFGGKLILL
- a CDS encoding SUMF1/EgtB/PvdO family nonheme iron enzyme, which codes for MRRLTSLSLILGTGVLMSMSACKNGGLFGKKKESSSATGWAYNDPKMGGFSVAKAKDQFTGPGLVFVQGGTFAMGATEQDVMGDWNNIPRRITVSSFYIDENEVSNINYREYLYWLNRMYYESFPDVYRNALPDTLVWRSELAYNEPLVEYYFRHPAYNNYPVVGVSWKQATDYAKWRSNRVNEKLLMDAGLLSKADIMNQADDNTFDSKAYMAGLYEGTPGKMTKSAKKQFANPDGSPRGAQFEDGIMLPNYRLPTEAEWEYAALGYIGQNPNPSKKEGKRGEELIMNKQIYSWGTNNSGLRDIRRGNWQGQFLANFKRGSGDNMGMAGGLNDKASIPAPVLSYFPNTFGIYNMSGNVSEWVNDVYRPLTTIDGDDFNYFRGNKFQTVYQNAEKEFEKDSLGMLKMRDVTDEESASRLNYQKGDVINYLDGDSLSLVEYGYGITSLVNDKSRVVKGGSWNDRAYWLSPGSRRFMQEDMATNTVGFRCAMDRVGSPEGNKFKTGNTFKKQRQKR
- the bcp gene encoding thioredoxin-dependent thiol peroxidase, producing the protein MTHLKEGDIAPSFTAIDQHGQSVSLADFKGKKVILYFYPHDMTPGCTTQACNLRDHHSRLLSKGYVVLGVSEDDEKSHRKFADEYNLPFSLLVDESHAILNDYGVWGEKEFMGRTFDGTHRTTFLIDEEGVIAHIIHKPNNGDHAAEIIELWEGDGAEFKTEPAEEEADAPAEAADQMSPIEKAVRAFTPKPHPVPKVEEEAAEPTAEAAPAPKPKAKRVAKPKVKPAAPAKVEEAKPAAAPKAKAKAKPAAKPAAQKAAAKSAAKKATAKPAAKKAAAKPAAKKAAAKTAPKAKAKTAAKKAAPKAKAKAAPKKAAPKKAVAKKAAPKAKAKVAPKKAAPKKAVAKKAAPKKAVAKKAAPKAKAKAAPKKAAPKKAVAKKAAPKKAVAKKAAPKAKAKAAPKKAAPKKAAAKKAAPKAKAAPKKAAAKKGKKR
- a CDS encoding peptidoglycan DD-metalloendopeptidase family protein, translating into MKRTIAFLLLLPQLLQAQGLAEKHYPKGYFRNPLNVPIELAGNFGELRPNHFHSGLDLKTQQRENLPVHAAADGYVSRVGVSHLGFGNVLYITHPNGYTTVYAHLNRFYPLVEEYVKRKQYEQESWASDIVLPPGLFPVKKGEFVAWSGNTGGSAGPHLHFEIRDTQTEKPLNPMLFGFSIPDTRAPEIQRIVIYDRNKSLYEQSPIVVPVKNTKAGYVATRPLVKVATDKVGLGLSALDRQSNSANPNGIYEAMIIQNGQVDCGFQLDNIGYDETRYLNAHIDYKMKKGGGPYVQLLFALPGNDLDIYQDVSGNGIINLSDKQPHPLTIRVTDAYGNTSNVQITLQQEGNGAAESVCANKMYADSRNIFENNQVEFYLEEGSLYDEICFRYLEIPNATAYSSTYRLHTALVPVHYSFGLRIKPNRPVSAALQNKMIIVRKGLGESVSATTFEDGWYKGTFRDLGDFYLTTDTDAPRIAVLGGIKQGANLSKAGRIAFSMNDASGIKSYRAELDGKWIMFSRRSNVLSYTFDEHCQPGNHTLTLTVTDIANNESTYTLTFKR
- a CDS encoding DUF4332 domain-containing protein, which translates into the protein MSYPIHEIQGIGPNYASKLLGVGINTVEKLLEDGATRTGRLKLTETTGIPESLILTWVNHADLMRINGIGDQFAELLEAAGVDTVKELRTRVPENLHAKVTEVNALKNLSGRVPTLNELTQMIEQAKDLEPVVTH